A window of Gemmatimonadota bacterium genomic DNA:
CCGTCCGGTTCCGCCCCACCACGACCTTGGCCTTTACCGAAATCACGGATGGGGGATGTGCGGCCCCGATCGCGGGATCGGTCATTGGCGAAGTGGTCGGCTGTACGGCGGACGGCCTGGAACCGAATACGGTCTACTTCTTCCAGGTGAGATCGTTCAGGGGCACGCTCGGTGTGGACGCGGAGTTCGGACCCTGGTCCAATTTGGTCGGAGCAGCCACGCTACCGTAAGATGGATCGCCGTCAATTCGTATCCGCGTTGGCAGCCACCGCGGCGTTCAACCACCACGGCTTCCCAAACCACCGTACCGGCGCGGCCGGCGAGCTGTATGCGCTCGTCCTCGGCACGGTCCAAGACGCCGGCCTCCCTCAGGTGGGATGCTACACGGACCGATGCGATCGGGGCCGGGAGCTACTCCTCGAGGGGAATGCACGCTACGTCTCTTCTCTCGCGCTGGTCGAGCCGGAGGCGGAACGCTTCTACCTGGTTGACGCGACGCCCGACATCACCCGTCAGATCGATCTCATCCGGGAACCGGCGTTTCGGCGACGCGCGGCGGAACGGCGTCCCTTCGACGGCATCTTGCTGACGCACGCCCACATCGGCCACTACACGGGGCTGGCGGTGCTCGGCAACGAAGGCCTCGGCATCCAGGACACCCCGGTGTACTGCACGGAAGCGATGGCGGGTTTCCTCGCGTCGAACGTGCCGTGGAGCTACATGGTGGACCAAGGGCGCATCGTGCCCACGCCGCTGTCGCTGGATACCTGGCACCATCTCGACGAGCACCTCGAGGTCCAACTCTGGAAGGTGCCGCATCGGGACGAGTTCGCCGACACGGTCGGATTCGTCTTTCGGGGTCCGAGCGCATCGCTTCTGTTCATCCCCGACATCGAGGCGTGGCGCCTTTGGGACAAGGACGTCGCCGACGCCGTCGCGAGCGTGGACGTGGCCCTGCTCGACGGATCGTTCTGGTCGATGGAGGAGATGCCCGGCCGACGTGTCGAGGACGTCCCCCATCCGCTCATCACACAGACGATGGACGCGCTGCAACGCGTTGTGGACCGGAAGGACTCGCGTGTGCTGATGACCCACCTCAACAACTCGAACCCGGCGCTGGACGACGGCGGACCTCAGCAGGCTGAGATCGCGAGGCGGGGCTTCGAGGTGGCGCGTGAGGGGATGCGCTTCGAGCTGTAAGCCGCCCTACCCGATGATCCGGTACGGGTACCAGGACGAGACCGCCTTCCCTTCCTGAACGGCCGGCCGAAACATCCACTCGGAGGCCTCGCGGACGAGCTGACGGTTCAGGTCACGGCTGCTAGTGGGCGGATCGAGACGCGTCGAGTCGGCGATGACCCTCCCGCGCTCGTTCACGAAGACCCACACCTGGACCGAGGTACCGCGCAAGCTCTTGTGGTTGGGGGGAATGATCACGCCACGTGGGACCGGAGGCTGGAGCCGGAAGAAGCCCTCGTCCGAGTTGCCGCCGTCGCCCTTCCCGTCGCCGTTTTCCAGGCCGGGTCCTTCGTCGAGGCCCGGCTCGTCGCCCAGAACCGACGACGGATCCATCACGACTTCCTGTTCGAACTGAATCGGCTCGATCTCGACGTCGGTCGGGATGGGGATCGGAGGCGGTACGATCGGCACCGACGGCGGCGTGCGGATATTTATCGCCTGCAGCGAGCCGCTCGCGGCTCGGTTGTCACCCGCTCGCGGCCCGGCAGCAGCGAATGGCGAGAGCGGAATGACCGTCCCGCGAGACACCAAGAAGATCAGCACGTGGACGAGCACGGACAGCCACAGCCCCGTGCGCCAGATGCGGCGCTCCTGGCGTCTGCGAT
This region includes:
- a CDS encoding MBL fold metallo-hydrolase — encoded protein: MDRRQFVSALAATAAFNHHGFPNHRTGAAGELYALVLGTVQDAGLPQVGCYTDRCDRGRELLLEGNARYVSSLALVEPEAERFYLVDATPDITRQIDLIREPAFRRRAAERRPFDGILLTHAHIGHYTGLAVLGNEGLGIQDTPVYCTEAMAGFLASNVPWSYMVDQGRIVPTPLSLDTWHHLDEHLEVQLWKVPHRDEFADTVGFVFRGPSASLLFIPDIEAWRLWDKDVADAVASVDVALLDGSFWSMEEMPGRRVEDVPHPLITQTMDALQRVVDRKDSRVLMTHLNNSNPALDDGGPQQAEIARRGFEVAREGMRFEL